Proteins encoded within one genomic window of Mesorhizobium sp. AR10:
- a CDS encoding type II toxin-antitoxin system VapB family antitoxin encodes MNLQIRDPRARALARELAAKRKISMTEAVIEALESELKRESGRVPLAERLAVIANEFKARAGEGGRAVNKDEIDDMWGHP; translated from the coding sequence ATGAATCTCCAGATCAGGGATCCGCGTGCGCGCGCACTGGCACGAGAGCTTGCCGCTAAACGCAAGATTTCGATGACCGAGGCGGTCATCGAAGCGCTTGAATCCGAGTTGAAGCGCGAAAGCGGACGCGTTCCCCTGGCCGAACGCCTCGCTGTCATTGCCAACGAATTCAAAGCCAGGGCAGGCGAGGGCGGCCGCGCTGTCAACAAGGATGAGATCGACGACATGTGGGGGCATCCCTGA